GGTGTAACTGAAGACTAAATTTGGTCAGAGCGGATGGTAAGGCACATAGCCCAATAAACCCGACAAGTTAGTGACAACATCACTGCACCTAGTCAAAAGGTGTATCATTTGCTGTGATATATCAACCGTGCTTGCAGTAGCTGATGCTGTGACGTTAATAAAATTCGGACTGATTCGGGGTGCCATTGCCAATTCAGAATTACGCAAATTATGTTGAGGGGGTTTCGAAAACTGTGTAGGAAGAGGAAGAATAGGCAACGGGGGTTGTAATGTCATCTTTTGAACATTCTTACTATTAAAATCCGTTGCAACAGCATCAGCAAAGCTAGCATTGTTGAACTTGTTTCTATTACCCACCATTATTTGGTCTCCCTTACTACTTTCTTCCCCACCTAACATGAATTTTACACGAGAGTTTCCTTTACTACTACTTCCATTACCCGTAATCACACCCGACTCATCACCTGTAGATTTCTTCAGGCACGACTTCAGCTGGATGGGCTGAGGAAGTGGTTGCATAGATGATGCTGATGCCAGGCGATGAACCACTGGGGGATCCTTCACCCGAGCTATGTCACTTCCACCATCATCTACCTTACCCTTTGCAGCTTCGGACACTTCCGGAGCAGGATCCCCAAATTCCCTAAGGAAACACCTTACACCCGCACTTCCAAATAAGGATTGATTTCCAAAAGAGTATTTATAGGCAGCTTGTGCATCAGCCTTGTGCAAGAAAACAACTCGACAAGTTGATGAGTTCCAAAATTGACGGAAACCCGATGGATCCATTGGGCCAAAGCGAGCAAACCTTGCTTTCAGCTCTGGAATAGACGGAAGAGTTGTTTCAGGAGGAAATTTGATCATCAACATTGTGGGCTCAACTGCCTTAGCTGGAGTGTTCACTTTCTTCATTGTGTCTGGTTTCACTACCTTGGATGGAGCCTGAGAAAAGGATTCCATGCCATCTTCTCGCCGGGCATCAGAAGTTTTCTGATTGGTCACTGCCTTTTCTGAAGCTAGTGCCTTTATATCTTTGATTTTCTTCAACCTCTTGGCAGCAATTTCCTCTTGCCGATCAGAGGGTGCCCTTTTCCGCCCTGCTTTTGTGGGCTCAGCAGGCCGAATGACATGTTTCACTGGTTTTACAATCGGTGAAGCTTTGACATACTCATCAGGACTGTCAGATGTCCTGAGACTTGTAGGAGATTTTGTGAGGCGGATTTCAGGAGTTTCAATCTCAGTTGGTGGAGATACAAACAAGCTTTTTCGGTAAACAAGAGACCTGAATCGCAGAAAGAACAGCTGAACAGCTCCAGGGATCTTTCTTTCAATGCCATGAAAAGGGTTCAAAGCAAGGGCCTGCAAATCACCCAAAAGTTGGGGCAAAGCTAAACTAGAATTTCCTATGGTATCCATGGGCATCGAATTATCGGCATTAACATCTACCTTCACTTGTTCTGCAGTTAAATCATCTTTAGAAGCCAAACCAACTGAGACAGCTTTTCCAGTTGATTTTACAGAAACTGATTTCCCAAATGTAGAATTTCTCTCTGGAAAGCCTAAGGTAGGATGTAAATTTAaatctgttttctttttctttttcttcttttcctgtCCAACAGCAGAAGCTTCAGAATTCAACTCATCTGCAGGTCTCTTAAGACCTTTAATCTTCTTCACCACACTAATTTTGTGATGCTTTGCTTCAACTGGTGAACCATATACATTATTTTCGCTTTTAACTTGATGCATGTTATTTAATCCACCAGCATTGATCATGAGTCCCTGCTCTGTTTGGTTAAAATCTTCACGTTGTCTTGATAATTTTGCATTCCCATCATGTATAGCATAAACAACTTTGTTCTCCGGATCCGATGGTTGACACATGTCATCAACTGTGCTTGGTACTACCGACTCCCCAGACAAATCAGACCTAACCATGCTTTTACTTGAAGCATTATCCAGTTCAAAGCTCAGCGTTACTTCGTCAGATGATTCCTTTCCCTTGTTGAGAAGAGCCTTTGCGTCTGAGAAAATGGAAAGGGATGTAAGACCACATTTATCTGCTTGAACCTGACCCATCAAATCTTCTTTGGCATCTGAAGTTGAAGCTGCAACATCATGACTGACAAATCCAgtgtcttcttttttttctaaattatgaaGTGTCAAAGGAACAGCTAGACCCCTCTTCTGGAATAGATAACTATTTGCTGCATTAGATTTGTCCTCCGTGTAGACTGATTGGACAGAATTATTTGGATCATCTCTTCGCTTAAGAAGGTATTTATCTTTCTTCAAAGCCTCCTTAAATTCAACAGATTTGCTATTCTCACCACCCAAAGCCTCTGCAATCACCAGTGGACCACTCAAAGGAgctgaaaaaaaattgaaaacagagaGAAAAAGTAGCATTAATATTTCAAGTGACTTTGAATAGCTCGAGACACAACAACAAACATCTTCAATCCACATAAACTAGCGTCCATATGAAAGTGAAGGGATAAAATACAAGAGATCACACTGTGAAATTAAACTAATGGTCAAATTAaaaggataataataaaaatcagaCAACCCAGTTATACTCAAGACATTATAGCAAGCTCCACCTTTCATGAAACTTTTTGCAAGGATACACAGaaaactgaaatcacatcaACAAGGCTCTGTGAACACAAAAAGTTTGTATTACAGTAATTAagaataattacaataataactaAGGCTAACCCAACTAAGTGTGGGTCGATTACAAGGATAAACTATACCACTGGGCCCTATAatgaaaatttcaataaaacaatttatgGTGTTCGTTAGAGGGTTTTCTATATTACCCAATAAACCTAGATTAACGATTTTAGATTCTCATATTtgtttaagttaaaataataacgAAACATATCTAGCAATTTCTTTCAATGTTTCCCAACAAAACATGCAATTGGAGGGGGTGCAAATCCAAGATTACCAGGAAGGTGGGGAAGTTTAAGATTAATCAAAAATTATCTGAATTCATAAGAATGCCAAAGGCCTTTACAACATTCTGAAAAATCATGATTTGCAGGAAAAACACTTCTCAAGAATAAAACAATAGATTTTACATACCAAATGCTACAGTAGATTATGTTTAGGTTTCTCCATAAATTTATTATGGTCTTGCTACggtttttaatctaattatctTCCATTGGATCCTTTTCTTCCACTCCACTAGGGCCCCTAGTAGTCTACTCGGACACCAAATCCACCTTACTCTTAAGCAGGTTTCCGTCATAATCTTCTTAATAGGAGCTACTCTAACTTCTCCAAAATTCATTCATATTAACCTTGTCTTCGTCATGCACGCCCACTCATTCACCTCGGCATGCATCATAACCTAAACTAGTTGTGTTTCTAATGATAATATATCCATCAAGAACATTATTCAATCATGTTTTTAAACAGTAAGCTATGTAAACTTTTGTCAGAGActcaaacacaaaaaaaaaaaaaaaaattcagccaCCAAGCACAAACATCAAAACGATTCAAACCTCTATTAGAGTGTTAACAAACGAGCTCCAGAACTACAATAGTAAAAGACttaaccaaaaccaaaacacaTTTTATACAATAAGAATATAGGAGACTCATATCTTCCCTTCTGAATCAAGTGCTTAAACATCAAAGAGTAGGTATTATTACGTACGAGGAGTGTATATTCCTAACGACACGACTACTTTATTCCAAAACCCAAAAACCTAGAAAGATTTGGTCATCAAATTCACAGTCAGCAGACACAAACAACGCATAGACAAAGTTACTGAAGAACAACATGTCGCCATTAACCAATAAAAGTGAAAGAAATAActataaatgtatatataccTCTAGGAGTGTGCCTAACAATCCCAGGCTGATCGATTTTATTATTCGGAGAATGAGTGGTGCGCACGGGCTGTACACCAAAAGCCTGGGCATAAGTCTCATCAAACTGCTCAAACACCGCCTTCCGATAAGCCGAAAGGGTAGCCTTATTGTTAATGAATCCAATGCTTCCGCGGCCACCATCATGTGGAGATATCGCCAATTGTTTCACAAATGCGAGGGTCTCACTCGGTTTAAACCTATCCCTCGCCTTCCTAATCTGGCCCTCAGAATACAACCCTCCAGGCTCGTAATCTTCCACATCAACACAAAAATACCCTTCAACATTTATGGGTCTAAAATTATCAGCATTCCTACACCTACAAGATAACCCAAGCCCACGCCTCCTGCAGGCCTCATCAACCGCCTCCTCCACGGCCCTCAGAAACGTCCTCGAATTCGTCTGCTGCGATTTCTCAGCGAAATTGGCGTCGAACGGAATAAGCTCCACCGGTTCGAACCAGCCGTAGCTGCTATCGCCGAAGAACGCCACCAACACATGCCCCTCCCGCTTCAAGCGACGCACCGACGGGGACGCAAACGCTTCGTTGTATACGTGCCCAGGCCACCACGGATGAGACTTCACCTTCCCCCACACCATGTCACCAACCTCGAACCCAAGCCCTAGATCCCGCGACACGTGCCTCTCAGCTGCCACGTACTCGTCGAATTCCGATAACAGAGATCCGCTATTGGAACCGGGAAATCTATCGCCGTCATTTTCCTCCGTCAATCTATCGATGGTAGACGATGCGTTTCCGTCggatgaaaccctaaccctaaactcTTCCGTTGAAGAGTAGCCGAATTTCTGATCTCGCGAAACCCTAGGAGAATCCGCAACAACCGGCGCATTATCTTGAGAGTGCAATTCGGTCATTAGTGGCGTCGCTGCTGAAAGAGATGAGAAATTGAAGAAACGAAACCCTAGGAATGAACTCTGGCGAGGGTTAGAGGTTTCACTCGCAGACCACTGAGCTTTACCTTCCCAAAGAAAgttaagaaaagaaagaaatgaaaagagaaaTTATGATACTAAAATGACATTCAAAACCCTAATTATTTCCAACAcaaattgttcttcatttcaTTTGTGACTATTTCTTGGATGagtctttcatttttcttatgaGCAACAATTTAAACTGAATTTATTACAGAGTAATGTTGCATTTGAAAAGTGTAACGAGTAAACGAAGATTCAATGAATAACTCCACAGTTTGTAGTTATTTCACCTGGAACTTAAAGCATCTTCACTTAAACTGTTTGGTGAAAAGGGATAAAgcaaaagaaagtaaaaaagaaaaaaatcttaatattaAGAAACAGAAAATCCATTTTAGATTattctcttttaaaataaattgcacaaaataatatattttgttgcttttcttttcttttcctctatttttcaattttaatctcatcattttcatcgTCTCCAATGTGGACTATGAtcattagaaatatttttccaTACTCATTCATTCACAGATAAATGAATTGTTTTGactatttaaactttaaaaaacaaaaataaaatatcgtaagatttttttatttagattaatagtattagaaatatttttaatttgaataggattaaattgaataaataagtttgattattgtataaatataatattgatttttttattgtcatttttCAGCTTCAGGTGTTATAATATTTGGTTCTTGtagtgaaaaaagaaaacattttaccAAAAACTCCATTTTCACGTTAAATGTTTTTTTgctaaatgtttttttttactaaa
This portion of the Vigna unguiculata cultivar IT97K-499-35 chromosome 6, ASM411807v1, whole genome shotgun sequence genome encodes:
- the LOC114186946 gene encoding uncharacterized protein LOC114186946, translated to MTELHSQDNAPVVADSPRVSRDQKFGYSSTEEFRVRVSSDGNASSTIDRLTEENDGDRFPGSNSGSLLSEFDEYVAAERHVSRDLGLGFEVGDMVWGKVKSHPWWPGHVYNEAFASPSVRRLKREGHVLVAFFGDSSYGWFEPVELIPFDANFAEKSQQTNSRTFLRAVEEAVDEACRRRGLGLSCRCRNADNFRPINVEGYFCVDVEDYEPGGLYSEGQIRKARDRFKPSETLAFVKQLAISPHDGGRGSIGFINNKATLSAYRKAVFEQFDETYAQAFGVQPVRTTHSPNNKIDQPGIVRHTPRAPLSGPLVIAEALGGENSKSVEFKEALKKDKYLLKRRDDPNNSVQSVYTEDKSNAANSYLFQKRGLAVPLTLHNLEKKEDTGFVSHDVAASTSDAKEDLMGQVQADKCGLTSLSIFSDAKALLNKGKESSDEVTLSFELDNASSKSMVRSDLSGESVVPSTVDDMCQPSDPENKVVYAIHDGNAKLSRQREDFNQTEQGLMINAGGLNNMHQVKSENNVYGSPVEAKHHKISVVKKIKGLKRPADELNSEASAVGQEKKKKKKKTDLNLHPTLGFPERNSTFGKSVSVKSTGKAVSVGLASKDDLTAEQVKVDVNADNSMPMDTIGNSSLALPQLLGDLQALALNPFHGIERKIPGAVQLFFLRFRSLVYRKSLFVSPPTEIETPEIRLTKSPTSLRTSDSPDEYVKASPIVKPVKHVIRPAEPTKAGRKRAPSDRQEEIAAKRLKKIKDIKALASEKAVTNQKTSDARREDGMESFSQAPSKVVKPDTMKKVNTPAKAVEPTMLMIKFPPETTLPSIPELKARFARFGPMDPSGFRQFWNSSTCRVVFLHKADAQAAYKYSFGNQSLFGSAGVRCFLREFGDPAPEVSEAAKGKVDDGGSDIARVKDPPVVHRLASASSMQPLPQPIQLKSCLKKSTGDESGVITGNGSSSKGNSRVKFMLGGEESSKGDQIMVGNRNKFNNASFADAVATDFNSKNVQKMTLQPPLPILPLPTQFSKPPQHNLRNSELAMAPRISPNFINVTASATASTVDISQQMIHLLTRCSDVVTNLSGLLGYVPYHPL